The genomic region TAATTTTTCTAAAAAAGATTGTTATCAAAAAATAAACGAATACTTTCAAGAAAAAAAAGATTTAAGATTTCAAAATAGAGCTACAAGGGGCCTTAAAGATAGATTTACTAAAAATGGGAGTGTAGAGTTACCGGAGTGTTTAAATAATAAAAATAATATAAAAGAAGAAAGAAAGATTAAACAAATAGAAAAGTATCAAGTAAGAAATTATTTCAATAAATGTAACTTTTTATGTAAAAAAATTATTTCAATTTTTCTTACAATTTTATTCAATTTAGATATTGATAAAGATAATATAATCAAAATACTTAAAATCATAAAAATAACAGAAATTAAATTACTAAAAAATAAAAATATACATTTTAATAAATCTAACTTAAAAGAAAAGCAAAACAAATTAAAAGAAATTCTAAAAAACACTCAAAAAGAATTTGAAAAAAATGAATATAATCCTAAACAATTAGAAATAAATCTTCAAAAAATATACGAAAATTACAAATTTAAGCCTCATTTTATTATTGAAAATCATAAATATAATGATTTAAGTAACATAAAACGTAAATTAGAAAAGTCGATTGAAAGAAAAAAAGAAAATCTCCAAAAAGATTATCAAAATTTAAAGATAAACGTTTTCAATATTCTTATTGAACAACTAAAAAAAGACACAAATATTGAAATCTTAAAGCCCATTATCAAAAAATATTTAAATAACCAAAAGAAAATAGAATACAATAAAGTATTTGGTATATATTATTGCGAATTATTAGAGCTAATAGAACATCAAAAAAGTGTATTGAGTTTAAAAGAATTAGATAGAAAGACTATATAAGGATTAAATATGGAAAATTCAATGAAGATTGAGCAAATAGATAAAAAAATAATTAAGAAAAGAAAAAATCCGTTTTTAAAAAAAGAAAAAGAAAATAATAAAACTGTGTATCATATGAAAGTAGTAACTGATATTCATAAATGGGGGATTGATACTAAAAAAAATGCATGTCGTGTATCATTTAGAGAATTATATGATCAAACAGAAATTCAAGAAATTCGATTATATTCGATAAAAAAAGGGGATAAGTTTTTAGGAATTTTTTATGGTTATAGAAAACCAATAAAAAATGTTTTTGTAAGATATACAATAGATGGAGTTAAAAAAGCATATTCATTTTCAAAAACATATTACATAGAGTTTAGATTTAAAACCGGCAGTGTTTTTTGTTATTTAAAGGGTATGAGGCGTTTAATAAAAAAAGAAAAGATAGATACACCCTATAATAAAGCACTTGTTGATAGATTGATGGATTTAGAAAAACATGTATACGAATTCTACAATAAAAAATATTCTGGTGAAGGGCTAATTATTAAATGGATATTAAAAAATCTAAAATAATAACAATAGCCAATATCAAGGGTGGTGTTGGTAAAAGTACAAGTGCAATTATATTTTCAATATTATTGTCTCAAAAATATAAGGTGCTTTTAATAGATATGGACACTCAAGCATCTACTACTAGTTATTTTAATAAAAAAATAATAGAGAATAAATTTGATTTACTTGAGAAGAATATATATAAAGTTTTAAAATCAAATTATTTAATAAATGATTCAATCATTAACGTTAATAATGGGCTTGATTTATTGCCCAGCTATTTAGGTTTACATGCTTTTAGTGAAGAGATTTTACATTATAAAACACATAGATTAAAGGACAGCTTTAAATATTTAAAATTCAATTATGATTATATTATAATTGATACAAATCCCCATTTAGACTCTACATTATCCAATGCTTTAGTTATTAGTGGACATATTATAGTCCCAATGACAGCAGAAAAGTGGGCCATTGAAAGTTTGCAACTACTAGAGTTTTTTATAAATAAATTAAAGTTAAACTTGAAAGTATTTTTATTCGCAACAAAATTTAAAAAAAATAAAACACATAAAGATTTACTGGAAATATTGCAAAAAAAATCAAGGTTTTTGGGCATTATATCAGAACGAGAAGATTTAAATAGGAGAATTGCTAAAAATGATGGTTTTGATTTAGATAAAGATTATATAAAGGAGTATCTTAATATTTTAAATAATTTTAATGCAAAAGCATAAAATTAGTGCGCCGGGCGCACTAATTTTATGTAAATAAGGATAAAAAAGTAGTGATTTTATATTAAAAATACAAGGG from Borreliella mayonii harbors:
- a CDS encoding plasmid maintenance protein, with product MKNFPNIKTPKTCNNKLQHKLVVLISTLAYINKTHKKYTQKIILYYFNENLKRNGQPPVKLKTMQNYLYKLEKEFKVTTNYHKHLGVNFGTEIYYQLNFSKKDCYQKINEYFQEKKDLRFQNRATRGLKDRFTKNGSVELPECLNNKNNIKEERKIKQIEKYQVRNYFNKCNFLCKKIISIFLTILFNLDIDKDNIIKILKIIKITEIKLLKNKNIHFNKSNLKEKQNKLKEILKNTQKEFEKNEYNPKQLEINLQKIYENYKFKPHFIIENHKYNDLSNIKRKLEKSIERKKENLQKDYQNLKINVFNILIEQLKKDTNIEILKPIIKKYLNNQKKIEYNKVFGIYYCELLELIEHQKSVLSLKELDRKTI
- a CDS encoding DUF226 domain-containing protein, translated to MENSMKIEQIDKKIIKKRKNPFLKKEKENNKTVYHMKVVTDIHKWGIDTKKNACRVSFRELYDQTEIQEIRLYSIKKGDKFLGIFYGYRKPIKNVFVRYTIDGVKKAYSFSKTYYIEFRFKTGSVFCYLKGMRRLIKKEKIDTPYNKALVDRLMDLEKHVYEFYNKKYSGEGLIIKWILKNLK
- a CDS encoding ParA family protein, which gives rise to MDIKKSKIITIANIKGGVGKSTSAIIFSILLSQKYKVLLIDMDTQASTTSYFNKKIIENKFDLLEKNIYKVLKSNYLINDSIINVNNGLDLLPSYLGLHAFSEEILHYKTHRLKDSFKYLKFNYDYIIIDTNPHLDSTLSNALVISGHIIVPMTAEKWAIESLQLLEFFINKLKLNLKVFLFATKFKKNKTHKDLLEILQKKSRFLGIISEREDLNRRIAKNDGFDLDKDYIKEYLNILNNFNAKA